A window of the Electrophorus electricus isolate fEleEle1 chromosome 11, fEleEle1.pri, whole genome shotgun sequence genome harbors these coding sequences:
- the ifit8 gene encoding interferon-induced protein with tetratricopeptide repeats 8, whose protein sequence is MLEELKKLDCHFTWDLQKEDADLNLLEIKFTESLSVQSTDRGNFRQRGLNFLAYIKHLKGLNDKALECLERAKEACNDHFPCVVTYGNFAWVHHHMANDVIAKVYVEKLAEILGAFPTPPAKLLNEVQSEKAWSFLRFSKKYYCRAKESFQKALQNEPEDREWNTGYAFSLFHLEGLEVREDKRVPFEQSSAVIELKRALTLDPDNAMIHVYLGLKCHKNRRNAEAWGHMRKALCMAPNDLSVNLHVAKFMKKEQCYDMALEVLHKILEKAPDSSRVHHEIANNYRWKAWQLGDIHNPEILSLCIHHSEKGARLNPSFIYPQIELALRYAEIKDYAKAKQKFKELFELTNLQPADLQAWHRLYGDFNLYRLGSEATAVNHYKEGMVLQNISTEWRMCRNRLYKILRNNRKDVYQIQEFINSFAKK, encoded by the coding sequence ATGCTTGAGGAACTTAAGAAATTGGATTGCCACTTCACATGGGACTTACAGAAGGAGGATGCTGATCTTAATTTGTTGGAGATCAAATTCACTGAGAGTCTTTCAGTCCAATCTACAGACAGAGGGAATTTCAGACAAAGAGGCTTAAATTTTTTGGCCTACATTAAACACTTGAAGGGATTAAATGACAAGGCACTTGAGTGTTTGGAAAGAGCAAAGGAAGCATGCAATGATCATTTCCCATGTGTTGTTACATATGGAAATTTTGCCTGGGTGCACCATCATATGGCTAATGATGTTATAGCCAAAGTTTATGTTGAGAAATTGGCAGAAATTCTTGGAGCGTTTCCTACTCCACCAGCTAAATTGCTCAATGAAGTCCAGAGTGAAAAGGCATGGTCTTTCCTGCGATTCTCCAAAAAGTACTACTGCAGAGCCAAGGAGAGCTTTCAGAAGGCCTTACAGAATGAACcagaagacagagagtggaACACTGGCTACGCCTTCTCCCTGTTCCATCTGGAAGGCCTGGAGGTCAGGGAGGACAAGCGCGTACCTTTCGAGCAGTCTTCTGCGGTGATCGAGCTGAAGAGAGCCCTGACCCTGGACCCAGACAATGCCATGATCCATGTCTACCTGGGGCTGAAGTGCCACAAAAACAGGAGGAACGCAGAGGCCTGGGGACACATGAGGAAGGCGTTATGCATGGCTCCAAATGATCTGAGTGTCAACCTGCATGTCGCTAAATTCATGAAGAAAGAACAGTGCTATGACATGGCATTGGAAGTGCTGCATAAGATTCTGGAGAAAGCCCCGGACTCGTCTCGTGTACATCATGAGATTGCCAACAATTACCGCTGGAAAGCCTGGCAGTTAGGAGACATCCACAACCCGGAGATTCTGAGCCTCTGCATCCACCATTCAGAAAAGGGCGCCCGCCTCAATCCCAGCTTTATCTATCCACAGATTGAGTTAGCGCTTAGGTATGCTGAAATTAAGGACTATGCTAAAGCCAAGCAGAAGTTCAAGGAGTTGTTTGAGCTCACAAACCTGCAACCGGCTGATCTCCAAGCCTGGCATCGTCTGTATGGAGACTTCAACTTGTACCGCCTGGGTTCAGAGGCAACTGCAGTCAACCATTACAAAGAGGGCATGGTACTGCAAAATATATCCACTGAATGGAGGATGTGCAGAAACAGACTCTACAAAATTCTTCGCAATAACAGAAAAGATGTGTATCAGATTCAAGAGTTCATTAATTCCTTTGCTAAGAAATAA
- the vdac2 gene encoding LOW QUALITY PROTEIN: voltage-dependent anion-selective channel protein 2 (The sequence of the model RefSeq protein was modified relative to this genomic sequence to represent the inferred CDS: substituted 1 base at 1 genomic stop codon), with protein sequence MAVPPAYADLGKSAKDIFNKGYGFGLVKLDVKTKSSSGVEFKTSGSSNTDTSKVVGSLETKYKRPEYGLTFTEKWNTDNTLGTEITVEDQIARGXTHFDTTFSPNTGKKSGKVKTAYKREYVNLGCDVDFDFAGPTIHGAAVVGYEGWLAGYQMTFDTAKSKMSQNNFAVGYKTGDFQLHTNVNDGSEFGGSLYQKVSDNLETAVNLAWTAGSNSTRFGIAAKYQLDKDTSISAKVNNTSLIGVGYTQTLRKGVKLTLSALVDGKNINTGGHKLGLGLELEA encoded by the exons ATGGCAGTACCCCCAGCCTATGCCGATCTCGGAAAATCTGCGAAGGACATCTTCAACAAGGGATATG GCTTTGGTCTAGTGAAGCTTGATGTCAAAACCAAATCAAGCAGTGGAGTG GAGTTCAAGACCTCTGGCTCCTCCAACACTGACACCAGCAAAGTTGTGGGCAGTCTAGAAACCAAATACAAGAGGCCTGAGTATGGCTTGACCTTTACAGAGAAGTGGAATACTGACAACACCCTGGGCACAGAGATCACTGTTGAAGACCAG ATTGCAAGGGGCTGAACTCACTTTGATACCACCTTCTCACCAAACACAGG caaGAAGAGTGGAAAAGTTAAGACAGCCTACAAGCGGGAATACGTCAACTTGGGCTGTGATGTTGACTTCGACTTTGCTGGCCCGACTATCCATGGTGCCGCTGTGGTCGGTTATGAGGGGTGGCTCGCTGGCTACCAGATGACCTTTGACACGGCCAAGTCAAAGATGAGCCAGAATAATTTTGCTGTAGGTTACAAGACGGGTGACTTCCAGCTGCACACCAATGT TAATGATGGCTCCGAGTTTGGTGGTTCCCTCTACCAGAAAGTGAGTGACAACCTGGAGACAGCCGTGAACCTTGCCTGGACGGCTGGCAGCAACAGTACCCGCTTTGGCATCGCTGCCAAGTACCAGCTGGACAAGGACACCTCCATCAGT GCCAAAGTGAACAATACTAGTCTTATTGGTGTTGGCTATACACAGACCCTGAGAAAAG GTGTGAAGCTGACCCTGTCTGCCCTGGTTGATGGAAAGAACATCAATACTGGAGGTCACAAGCTGGGCTTGGGGCTGGAACTGGAGGCCTGA
- the LOC113586652 gene encoding neurofilament medium polypeptide codes for MERLLKSPGRRHEERHQTRTSSQVMSRASFSPCLATSLSIGNGTVRTEFGSAGKSVDSFDFSHQFSGEMPLRKMNEKELLHGLNDRFARFIERVHQLENQNRALEREIEDIKSKAKSSASLSKEYEPELKELRRQLQEISVQKRQIEINQQNLEDEFNTLREKYEQEARGRSGAEESITVLKKYISDAYLAKQEMNIKSKALEDEINFLKKNHEIEVVEIMAQIQERQVTTEVSGLGGSDITAALRDIRMQLEGHAVCDIRYADERFRTQVAKLTKAAEVNREALIATKAEMTEYRRQLQSKNLEFDSVKGTREALERQIYDVEQRHNAGIHQYQDTIRELEHELKNAKYDMGSHVQEYQDLLNVKMALDAEIYSYRKLLEGEESRYSTLSDAHISAPYVYRQSPVYTLPCVTRQGAVTRKAEPQYKFVEEIITETTREDVEISDMGSDDAGGEGKGEQPEKVKSEEEEACKIAQSQTASETLESQESVAVDDKGSPKVDEDGGKPAEKGEKSSEKPVDVSIPNNEANADTNPTQSQITTSKLTEEKEDKDSSKAADMESTSQEAETRAPQADIAGDEKMVHDIEQQKQEGAEEICRDNIKQPKLTEEEALRETVTKSKEKTNNLIPPPLKYPKPSEKATEKILQKSEDKKVTEETPHAVEAQNVAMAKPTKKDMENSKMQFTEASARTADPQPAFPKAEVGQMIASKRASEIEPHSSAETSKADPHDLQMIERAKDKVEEVQKDLEAKKRVDGVKKEVPLKAKEKERQSEEQAEKKVDSKPAAETAPAEEEIGESVRSREDQKMQADASKPIAKEKEVEMSEGKQNSAKDMTDSAKEDKEEGAKLKGAEKVLDQTPKEEEKKVAMVETRSEQPSHKHTDDDNGVKTVHKETLKLSENQTENVEKKEPPKAAEKETKSSEDMDKKETKESQLDTSEETKEADIAETKGQEMHSKTSKDSLREQTAPKVSLEKEQRKDDTKNDKDLHEGRDTKTEKSDKTESGIEAEGPKVHSTKPEGPKTDSASKDCKKLDQSLESAPKKSSEKGQDEDKARVPDKQGDPKQNKDVPEVTENGITS; via the exons ATGGAGCGTTTGCTGAAGTCACCCGGCAGGAGACATGAAGAACGGCATCAAACGCGCACATCATCCCAGGTGATGTCAAGGGCTAGCTTTAGCCCTTGTTTAGCAACCTCGCTGAGCATAGGAAATGGAACCGTAAGAACAGAATTTGGGTCAGCTGGGAAATCAGTCGACAGCTTTGACTTCTCGCATCAGTTTTCAGGTGAAATGCCTTTGagaaaaatgaatgagaaagAATTACTCCACGGCCTGAACGACCGCTTCGCTAGATTTATCGAAAGGGTTCATCAACtagaaaaccaaaacagagcGCTTGAGAGGGAAATAGAAGACATTAAATCAAAAGCAAAATCGTCCGCCTCTCTGTCCAAGGAGTACGAACCTGAGTTGAAAGAATTAAGGAGACAATTGCAAGAAATATCTGTGCAAAAACGTCAGATTGAGATAAATCAGCAGAATTTGGAGGATGAGTTTAATACTTTGAGGGAGAAATACGAACAAGAAGCGCGCGGCAGATCTGGGGCTGAAGAAAGCATTACAGTATTGAAGAAATATATCAGTGACGCATATTTGGCAAAACAAGAGATGAATATAAAATCGAAAGCTCTTGAAGATGAGATTAATTTCCTCAAGAAAAACCACGAGATTGAAGTGGTAGAGATTATGGCCCAAATCCAGGAAAGACAAGTAACAACAGAAGTAAGTGGCTTGGGTGGAAGCGATATCACCGCAGCATTGAGAGACATCAGGATGCAACTTGAAGGTCACGCGGTCTGTGATATCCGATACGCAGATGAACGCTTCCGCACACAGGTAGCCAAACTGACCAAAGCTGCCGAGGTCAACAGAGAAGCACTGATAGCCACTAAAGCGGAAATGACAGAATACAGGCGGCAGCTACAGTCCAAGAACCTCGAGTTTGACTCTGTGAAAGGAACCAGAGAAGCACTGGAAAGACAAATATATGACGTAGAGCAACGTCACAACGCTGGAATCCATCAGTATCAG GACACCATCAGAGAACTGGAACATGAGTTGAAAAATGCCAAATATGACATGGGCAGCCATGTGCAGGAGTACCAGGACCTGCTCAATGTGAAAATGGCCTTGGATGCTGAAATATATTCATACAG AAAACTTTTGGAAGGTGAAGAATCAAGGTATTCCACTCTCTCTGATGCACATATTTCAGCACCATATGTTTATAGGCAGTCGCCTGTCTATACTCTCCCTTGTGTCACAAGGCAGGGGGCAGTGACTCGGAAAGCAGAGCCACAGTACAAGTTTGTTGAGGAGATCATTACAGAGACAACCAGGGAAGATGTAGAGATATCAGACATGGGGTCTGATGATGCTGGTggggagggaaagggagagcaGCCAGAGAAGGTCAAAAGTGAAGAAGAGGAGGCATGTAAGATAGCACAGAGTCAAACTGCCTCTGAGACACTGGAGTCCCAAGAATCAGTTGCAGTGGATGACAAAGGCAGCCCCAAAGTAGATGAAGATGGAGGAAAACCagcagagaaaggagagaaatcATCAGAGAAGCCTGTTGATGTTTCTATCCCTAACAATGAAGCAAACGCTGATACTAACCCAACACAAAGCCAAATAACCACATCTAAACTCACTGAAGAGAAGGAGGATAAAGATTCCAGCAAGGCTGCTGACATGGAGTCCACAAGCCAGGAGGCTGAAACAAGGGCACCACAAGCAGATATAGCTGGTGATGAAAAGATGGTCCATGATATTgaacaacagaaacaagaaGGAGCAGAAGAGATATGTAGAGATAACATAAAGCAACCCAAGCTAACGGAAGAGGAAGCCTTGCGGGAGACTGTGACAAAGTCTaaagaaaagacaaataatCTTATTCCACCACCACTGAAATACCCCAAGCCAAGTGAAAAGGCAACAGAGAAAATCTTGCAGAAATCTGAGGACAAAAAGGTGACAGAAGAGACACCACATGCAGTTGAGGCTCAAAATGTTGCAATGgcaaaaccaacaaagaaagacatggaaaacagcAAGATGCAATTCACAGAGGCCAGTGCTCGTACTGCTGACCCGCAGCCAGCGTTTCCGAAAGCTGAGGTAGGACAGATGATCGCTTCAAAAAGGGCAAGCGAAATAGAaccacacagcagtgcagaaaCTTCGAAAGCTGACCCACACGATTTGCAAATGATAGAAAGAGCAAAAGACAAAGTGGAGGAGGTGCAAAAAGACCTGGAGGCAAAAAAGCGGGTAGATGGAGTAAAGAAAGAAGTACCactaaaagctaaagaaaaggaaagacaaTCTGAAGAGCAGGCAGAGAAGAAAGTGGACAGCAAACCAGCTGCTGAGACAGCACCTGCGGAGGAAGAAATTGGAGAAAGTGTCAGGTCAAGAGAGGACCAAAAAATGCAGGCTGATGCCTCTAAACCCATTGCCAAAGAAAAAGAAGTTGAGATGTCTGAGGGAAAGCAAAATAGCGCAAAAGACATGACAGACAGTGcaaaagaagacaaagaggAAGGTGCCAAGTTAAAGGGAGCAGAAAAAGTGCTTGATCAAACGCcaaaggaagaagagaaaaaagttgCGATGGTGGAGACCAGATCAGAGCAGCCAtctcacaaacatacagatgATGATAATGGTGTTAAAACAGTTCACAAAGAAACTCTTAAACTATCTGAAAACCAGACAGAGAATGTTGAGAAGAAAGAACCCCCTAAAGCtgcagaaaaggaaacaaaatcTAGTGAAGACATGGATAAAAAAGAGACCAAAGAGAGCCAACTGGACACTTCTGAGGAAACTAAAGAGGCAGATATAGCTGAGACTAAAGGTCAAGAAATGCACAGCAAAACATCCAAGGACAGTCTGCGTGAGCAAACGGCTCCAAAGGTTTCACTAGAAAAAGAGCAACGGAAAGATGacacaaaaaatgacaaagactTGCATGAAGGCAGggacacaaaaacagagaaatcaGACAAGACAGAGAGTGGAATAGAGGCTGAAGGCCCAAAAGTGCACAGCACAAAACCTGAAGGTCCTAAAACAGACAGTGCATCAAAAGATTGCAAAAAGCTTGATCAAAGTCTAGAGTCTGCTCCAAAAAAGTCATCTGAGAAAGGGCAAGATGAAGACAAAGCAAGGGTTCCTGACAAGCAGGGTGACCCCAAGCAGAACAAAGACGTGCCAGAGGTAACTGAAAATGGAATAACTTCTTAA